A genomic window from Chelonoidis abingdonii isolate Lonesome George chromosome 26, CheloAbing_2.0, whole genome shotgun sequence includes:
- the PFDN5 gene encoding prefoldin subunit 5, with amino-acid sequence CAVAVLSPQEGSSLAFPIAQLKLVQTKYVEPRTVLNCLNKSNMKVGKELLVPLTSSMYVPGKLSDVGYVLVDVGTGYYVEKTADNARDFFKRKIDFLTKQMEKIQPALQEKHAMKQAVMEMMSQKIQQLTAMGASQAAATKA; translated from the exons TGCGCCGTGGCTGTGCTCTCCCCCCAGGAAGGGAGTTCCCTCGCCTTCCCCATCGCCCAGCTCAAGTTGGTGCAGACCAAGTACGTGGAGCCAAGGACTGTCTTGAACTGCCTCAACAAAAGCAATATGAAGGTCG GGAAGGAGCTGCTAGTCCCGCTAACCAGCTCT ATGTACGTCCCCGGAAAGCTCTCCGACGTCGGCTACGTGCTGGTAGACGTGGGGACAGGCTACTACGTAGAAAAG ACAGCAGACAATGCCCGAGATTTCTTCAAAAGGAAGATCGACTTCCTGACCAAACAGATGGAGAAAATTCAGCCGGCACTGCAGGAAAAACATGCCATGAAACAAG CTGTGATGGAAATGATGAGCCAGAAGATCCAGCAGCTAACGGCCATGGGGGCTTCACAGGCTGCAGCAACGAAGGCGTAG